The Microbacterium amylolyticum genome includes the window ATCACCTGGAACCCGGTCGTGTGATCGGGAATCTGCCGCGCGATGTCATGAGAGACTCCCGCGACGGTGTGCTCAGCCTGGCCCAGCTGCGCGCCGATGCGCTCGACGAGACCGGAGGCGAGAGTGGTTTCGCCGACCATGTCGATCAGCTGGTACTTGAACGACGAGGACCCACTGTTGACGACGAGGATGACGCTCATGTGGATGACTGCTCCTGTGCCTGGATCGCGGTAATGGCGACGGTGTTGACGATGTCGTCGACGAGCGCGCCGCGAGAAAGATCGTTGATTGGTTTGTTCAAGCCCTGGAGAACCGGGCCAATGGCAAGCGCGCCCGCCGAACGTTGCACGGCCTTGTACGTGTTGTTGCCGGTGTTCAGATCGGGGAAGACAAATACCGTCGCCCGCCCCGCAACGTCGGAGCCGGGAAGCTTCGCCTGTGCGACAGCCGCGTCGGATGCGGCGTCGTACTGAATCGGGCCTTCGACGAGCAGCTCGGGAGCCCGCTCCCGCACATAGGCGGTGGCCTGGCGCACCTTGTCGACGTCGGCGCCCGTTCCGGATTCGCCCGTCGAATACGACAGCATCGCCACGCGCGGTTCGATGCCGAACTGGCGTGCGGTGGCTGCAGACGACACCGCGATATCGGCGAGTTGATCGCTCGTCGGATCAGGAATCACGGCGCAGTCGCCGTAGACGAGAACGCGATCAGCGAGCGACATCAGGAAAACGCTCGAAACGACCGATGTTCCCGGCTTCGTCTTGATGATCTCGAACGACGGCCGAATGGTGTGCGCGGTTGTGTGCGCCGCGCCGGAGACCATGCCATCGGCGTAGCCCATGTGGACCATCATCGTGCCGAAGTAGGACACATCGGTGACGAGATCCGCGGCTTTGTCGTACGTCATGCCCTTGTGCGCACGCAGCCGCGTGTATTCCGTCGCAAAGCGATCGACGAAGACGGCATCGAAGGGGCTGAGCACATCAGCGTCGGCGATGTCGAGACCCAACTCGATGGCGCGGGCCCGCACCTCGAATGGCTCCCCCAGAATCGTCAGTTTTGCCACGCCACGCTCGAGAAGGATTGCGGCGGCACGCAGGATGCGGTCGTCGCTCCCCTCCGGCAGAACCACGTGCTGCAGATTGCCGCGGGCGCGCTCGAGCAGCTGGTACTGAAACATGAGCGGCGTGACAACACGGGCACGCGCGACCCCGAGCACGCGCGTGAGCTCGTCGATGTCGACGTTCTGTTCGAACAGGCTGAGGGCACGCGTATAGCGCTGCTGGCCCGAGGCGGCCAGTCGTCCGCGTGTGTTCATGATGCGCACTGCTGTGGCGTAGGTATCGCCGTCCGCGCGGATGATGGGAATCGATGACGACAGCCCCTCGACCAGGCGCAGCACCGGCTCCGGCACCTCGAAGGGCCCGTTCAGGACGATGCCGGCAAGTGAGGGGAACGTCCCGGAGCTGTTGGCCAAGAGGGTCGCAACGAGCGCATCGGCGCGATCGGCCGGGATGATGACGACATCGCCCTCCTCGAGTCGCGGCAGCACACCCGCCACAGACATGGCGGCGACGGTCACGCCGAGTGCCTCGCGGCCGAGCAGCGCCTGCTCCCCCTTGACGAGTTCGCCTTCGACGGAGCGGAGGATGTCTCCCATCGTCGGGGCGACGAGAAGGCGATCTTCTGGCAGCGCCCAGACAGGCGAGTTCGGCGTGAGCTCGCGAACAGCGGCGATGATCTCATCGACCCGGTCACCGTCGGCACGGTTGACAATCGTCGCCGCGAGCTCGGCGTTGCCACGGCTCAGCTCGGCCACGGCGAGCGAGGCGATCTGGCCGGTCTGCTCGGGTGAACGCGGTGCCGTTTGGCCGAGGGCTTCTGCCTGCCCCTGGCTTTGGCGTCCGCCCAGAACGAGGAGCACAGGGGTGCCGAGGTTTGCGGCAATGCGCGCGTTAAAGGCGAGTTCTGCGGGGCTTCCGACATCGGTGTAGTCGCTGCCGAGAACGACAACCGCATCGCATTTGTCTTCCACGCGCTTGTAACGCTCCACGATTTCGGCGAGCGCGCGTCCGGGATCGGCCCGCACATCGTCATAGCTGACGCCGACGCACTCGTCGTATGTAAGATCAACGCCGTCGTGCTCGAGCAGCATCTCGAGCACATAGTCGCGCGCGGTTGTCGAGCGTGAGATGGTGCGGAACACCCCCACGCGCGGGGTCACCCTGCTCAGGGAGTCGAGCACGCCCAGCGCAACGGTGGACTTGCCCGAGTGTCCTTCGGCCGACGTGATGTAGATGCTTCTCGCCACGGATTCCACGCTACCCGGATTCACTTCTACACAGTGTGGAAGTTCTCACCTTCCGAGGGCACGCTCAGGCGCGCGGCCGCCCGTGCACTTCGCGCGACAGAAGAGAACGTTTCACCGTCTCTCCCCAGGCGAATCCGCCGAGCGAGCCATCGCTTCTGAGCACGCGGTGACACGGCACGAAGAGCGCGGCCGCATTGCGCGCGCAGATCGAAGCGGCGGCGCGCACAGCGGTCGGGCGGCCGAGCGCCGCCGCGAACTCGGAGTAGCTGAGCGGGCGGCCAGGCGTGACCTCACGCAGAGCGTCCCATCCCTGGTGCTGCAGCGCTGTGCCGTCCTGCCGAACGGCAACGCGCAGGATCGGGGCGTGATCGCCGTCGTAATACGCCTCCACGGCACGGATCGCTTGGGACGTTCCCCGCGCGGCGCCGACGGGCGTCCGCAGTCGCGCCTGAAGTTCATCGATGCTGTCGGTCCACCCTGACGACAGGACGGCGCCGTCGTCAGCGGCGATCAGCGAGAACGGACCATCGGGAGTGGTGGTCTGGGCGAATACGGGCATGTCATGCTCCTTCGGGAAGGGTTGCGGCGCGCCACAGGTGCGCGGATGCATAAGAACGCCAGGGGGCGAGTCGCTCCGCCCAGGTGTCGAGCGCAGCGCGTTCTGACGGGGCGCCAACACGGGCCGCCCCCTGCCGCAGGACAAGGTCACCGGACAACAGCACATCGGGATCGCCCAGAACGCGCATGCGCACGTAGTCCGCTGTCCACGGACCGATACCGGGCATCGCCATCAAAGCCGCGCGTTGCGACGGGCCGTCGTCCGCCCCCGTCAGGACAAGATCGCCGGCGGCGAGCGCGGCGGCTGCCCCGAGAATCGCGTCGACGCGTCGAGCGGGCCCCGTCAGTACCTCCGCGCCGCGCGCGGACGGGGAGCGTCAGCACGATCCGGCCCGGTTCGGTTGCCTCATGGCGTGGCCGAGAACGCAATGCCGTCGGCGTGATGCCGAACACCTGACGCACCGTGTCGTTGAACTGCCGCACGCTCGAGAACCCGGCGGCGAAGGCGACATCGGTGATCGGAAGCGCCGTCTCGACCAGCAGGATCCGTGCCGTATGAGCACGCGCCGCACGGGCCAGCGCAATCGGCCCCGCGCCAAGCTCGGAGGAGAGAACGCGTCCGAGCTGGCGGGAGGAATAGCCGAGGCGCTGCGCAAGACCGCTGACGGCCAGGTATCGCTCGTCGAATGTCATCGCCACGGCACTAGCCTCGCACGACCGTAGGGGCGGCACTCGCGGAATTCGGACGTCGCAGCGGACCGACCGATGGCACAAAAAGACTCCCCGCGCACCCGGCAGAGCCTGGTTACCCTTGCTACGTTTCCGTCCTGGGGGAGTTGGCCTGGGTGCCGTCACGCGGAGAGCCGGATTGAGTTTAACAGGAAGGATCCCGGGGGCTCGAATCGGCCCCCGGGATCCTCACAGCGTTGCTCAGCGGCGACGAAGCCACACGGTGCTCGCAGCGGGGAGAACACCCGCCTCTGCCGGCTCGGTCACGCTGGAGAGAATCACCTCACCGGCCGGAAGCGTCGCCGGCGCGTCGCCGAAGTTCGTCGCGCACGTCCATCCGTTCGGGCGAGAGAACACGAGCACGTCCCCCTGGGACAGTTCTTCGTCCCATTCCACGGTCTCTGCGGTCTGTAGCTCGCGCCGCAGCTGCAGCGCGCGTCGATACATCGACAGGGTCGAGTTTTCGTCACCCTCCTGCGCGGCAACGGACGACGCCCCGAACCACGACGGCTGCGGCAGGTGTGCGCCTCCCGCACCGAAGCCGTACGAGGGCCCGTCAGCTTCCCAGGGCAACGGCACTCGGCAACCGTCCCGCCCCGGGTCAACGCCGGGGTTGCGGAAGAACGACGGGTCCTGGCGCTGCTCGGCGGGGATATCGGCCACCTCGTGCAGGCCGAGCTCCTCCCCTTGATAGAGGTAGGCGCTTCCGGGGAGGGCGAGAGCAAACAGGGTGGCCGCCCGCGCGCGACGCAGGCCCAGCTCGGCGTCCAGCTCCGGGGTCGTTCCTTCCGTGAGCAGCCACGCACTCCCCTGTTTCTCGGTCGTGTTGTCTCCCCGCGGCGGCAATCCATAGCGCGTGGCATGACGAACCACATCGTGGTTGGAGAACACCCAGGTTGACGATGAGCCGCTCGCTGCGACGAGGCCGAGGTTGTGCGTGACAACGTCGCGGAACTGAGCCGCGTCGAAGTCGCACTCGAGCAGATCGAAGTTGAACGCCTGCCCGAGCCCTTCCTGGCTCGCGTAACGAATGCGACGCTCGGCCGGAACCCATGCTTCGGCGACCGCCGTGCGTGGCGGGTCGTATTCGTTGAACACATCCCGCCACGTCCGATAGATCTCGTGAACCTCGTCGCGGTCCCACAGCGGGTGTGTTCCGTCCTTCGGCAACGCGTCCAGTTCCGCCTGTGACGGGAGAATCTCCGGCAGGTCCTTACTGAGCCCGTGCGCAACGTCCACGCGGAAGCCATCGACGCCGCGGTCGGACCAGAACCTCAACGTGGTGAGGAAGTCCTCGCGCACCTCGGGGTTGTTCCAGTTGAAGTCGGGCTGCTCGCTGGCGAAGTTGTGCAGGTACCACTGCCCGTCGGCGACGCGCGTCCAGGCCGGCCCTCCGAAGATCGAGGTCCAGTCCGCTGGCGGCAGCTCACCGTTCTTCCCCGTGCCGTCGCGGAAAATGTATCGATCACGCTCCGGCGATCCCTTCGGAGCGGCGAGCGCCTGCTGGAACCACTCATGCAGGTTCGACGAGTGGTTCGGCACGAGATCAACGACAATCCGGATGCCTGCGGAACGGAGCTCGCGCACCATGTCGTCAAAGTCGTCGAGGGTGCCGATACGCGGGTCGATGTCGCGGTAGTCGTCAACGTCGTATCCGCCGTCGGCGAGCGCCGAGGTATAGAACGGGCTCAGCCACACGGCATCGACGCCGAGTTCGCGCAGATACGGGATGCGCGAGATGATGCCGCGGAGATCGCCGATTCCGTCGCCATTCGCATCAGCGAAGGAACGCGGATAGATCTGGTAGACCGCTGCCTGCCGCCACCATTCGGCGTCAGAGGCGGTCAGAACCTCGGCAGGAGCGAGGAGAGTGTTCAACGAGGGGTCCTTTCGTGGGTGGTGAAAAGTACAGGGCGGCGCGGCGGCCACGGAGGTCAGCCCTTGACGGCGCCCTGTGTCACGCCCTCCATCACCCAGGGCTGGGTGAAGAGGTACGCAACAATCGCCGGCGCCATCGCCATCAAATAGGAAGCGAAGGCGACGTTATAGCTGTTGCTGAACTGATTCTGGAAGAGGTGCTGCCGCACGGGAAGTGTCTGGAGCGCGGGATCCGAGATGATCAACGACGGCATCATGAAGTCGTTCTGAGAGGCGTTGTAGTCCGCGACGACGTCGGTCATGAACTCGATCGCCTCGCGCTTGCTGAATGTGAAACGGACTGTCTCTGCGCCGTCGCCCGCTGAGCACGCGGCGAGCGGCAGCGCGACAAGCGCGACCACCGTTCCCGCCGCGGCGAAGCGCGCCGCGCGTGTGAGATTCTTCGACACCATTGTCCTTCCGTCGGGCTGCATCCCGAAGTTGATCGTCGATCTAAATATAGTCTCCATATTTTATTCGACAACGCAACTTTCGCACCCCTCGTTCCTGCCGTCAAGAGGCCGACGCAACATTTCGCGCAGTATCGTCGGGGACATGGTTTCCGGATCCGCACGCTCACCCCAGCTGATGCGTCAGCTGAATTCGAGCGCCCTCATGCGGTTCGCGCTGCGCGCGCACGCCTTCACCGCGGCCACGGCCATGGAAGAAACCGGACTCACGCGCGCAACGGTAATCGGCCTCTGCTCCGACCTTGTCGACGCGGGCTGGCTGGAGAAGGTCGCCGACAGTCGCGAGGCTGGGCTCACGCGCATGGGCAGGCCCGCTCATCGGTACCGGCTGCGCGAGGACGCGGGAACGATCGCCGCGCTGGACGCCGGAGAACACAGCTTCACGGCGATCGTGGCCGATCTACGAGGCAGTGTTCTCGCCCGTCATTCGCTCACGCTCGACTCTGCCGTCGCGGGCCGTCAGAGCCGTGTCGATACGGCGCGCGACATGCTCTCGCGCACGCTGGAGAAGGCAGGAAGAGCACCGGGCGATCTCGTCCTGACCGTTGTCGGAATTCCCGCTCCCGTCGACGGCGACGGCCGTTCACCATCGGGCGGAAGCGGGTTCTGGCCACTGATGAACGCCGGCTTCGACGCCGGTCTCTCCGGTCGAGTCGTGGTGGAAAACGACGCGAACCTCGCTGCCCTCGCCGAACAGGCTCAGCAGACAACCCCGTCCGACAACACGGCCACGCTCCTCACGGGCGAACGATTCGGCACGGGCCTCATCGTTGACGGACGCCTCCTCCACGGTTCGCGCGGTGGCGCGGGGGAAACACGATTCCTCGACACGATCTTCGACGACGGGTACGCGTCCGATGGCATCGGCGCGCTCGCCCGCAGGTGGGCGCGCGCCGCCGTCACGGAATCCGACCAGCCCAGCGTGCTCCGAGACATCGACACCGAGCACATCGAAGCTACCGACGTGTTTTACGCTGCCGCCGCGGGCGATGCCCTCGCCCACGGCATCATCTCCGATCTGGGGAGCCGCCTCGCGCGCGTTTCTGTTGTTCTCTCGAGCCTGCTGGATGTGGAACGCATCGTCGTCGCCGGTGCCATCGCGCGGGCTCTCGACCCCGTTGTCGAGCGCGCACGTCACGTTCTCACGACGGAATTTCCCCCTCCCGTTCCCGAGCTTGCTATCAGCGCCCTCGGCGGGGATGTCGTGGTGCGCGGCGGAATCGAGCTCGCCCTCCAACGCATCAGAGAACAACCCTCGGACTTCCTTCCGCGCCGTCCCGCCTCCGCACCCCACCCCCACGCTGGCTGATCTCTCGGACCCTGCGCGGAGTGCGCACACCTGCCATGCCCTAGGCTGACGGGACGACGCAGGATTTCGAGGGGAACGCGATGCCCGAGATCATGACTGGCACGGCACCCGCGCAGGGTGCGATGACGCCGGCAGAGTTCCGCGAAACGACGGCACGAATCGCCGACTGCATGCGGCAGGTGATCGACGGCAAGGATCACGCAATCCACTCGGCGCTCGTCGTCTTGCTCGCAGAAGGACATCTCCTCGTCGAAGACGTCCCCGGTGTCGGCAAGACGATGCTCGCGCGCGCCCTGGCCGCGTCAATCGATGCCGATGCGCGACGCATTCAGTTCACCCCGGACCTGCTCCCCGGTGATGTCACAGGTGTGTCGGTATTCGACCAGGCCAACCACGAGTTCGAGTTCACGCCCGGAGCCGTTTTCGCGAACATCGTCATCGCCGACGAGATCAATCGTTCGTCCCCCAAAACCCAGTCCGCCCTCCTCGAAGCGATGGAAGAGCGACAGGTCTCGGTCGATGGCCACACCCATCCCCTGCCCGACCCGTTCCTCGTTGTGGCCACACAAAACCCGCTCGAAATGGACGGCACCTACGCGCTCCCCGAAGCACAGCTCGATCGCTTCATGATTCGCATGTCGATGGGCTACCCCGATGCACAGGCAGAAGCGCTGATGCTGCGCCAGCGCGACTCCGTCAACCCTCTCTCACTCATTCGTCCGGTCGTCTCGCTCGACGGCGTCGCACGCCTGATCGGCTTCGCCCGCTCGGTTCACGTCTCACCACGAATCGAGCAGTACACCGTGGCCATCGCCCAGGCAACCCGCTCGCATGCCGACCTCCGCCTCGGCGCAAGCCCCCGCGCCACGCTGCAACTCGTGCGCGCGGCGAAAGCCTGGGCTGCGCTTCAGGGACGTGACCACGTTCTCCCCGACGATGTGTCCGGCCTCGCCCGATCGGTGTTCGGCCACCGCCTTGTTCCGACCCGCCAGGCCGTCGGTGGACGCCGATCCGCCGATCCTGTTCCTCGGATCATCGATCAAATCGTCTCCCAGATCCCGATTCCTGTGGCGGATCGGTGACGCAGCGCCCGCCTTTCCGGTGGCCCGTGCCAACATGGCGCGGGGTCGGACTTGTTGTGGCCGGCATCACACTTGCGGGGGCCGGAGCGCTGACCTCGCGCGTTGAGCTGGCTTTCTTCGGGCTCGTCATGGTCCTGGCCGCAGTTTTCGCCGGAGCGTCATTGTTCGTCGTTCGGGCGCCACACGACGTCAGCCGAGAGCTGTCTGACGCCATCGTGCCCGTCGGCGCCGAGGTCGAAATACGCGTGCGCGCGAAGAGCCACGGCCTCTGGGCGATCGACGATGCCGACGACATGATCGCCACGGGAATCGAACCCCTCACATCGGCACCTCCGCGCATCGCAAACGGTGCGCTCAGGGTGACGTACGCCGTCTCTCCTCTGCGCCGCGGCGTTCACGATCTCGGCCCTCTGTACCTCACGACAATGGCGCCGCTGCGGGTTGCCACGCGCGCTATCACCGGCGGGGAAACGCACACTGTCACAGCGACACCACGCGTATGGGACCTCACGCCGTTTCACCGTCTCGCCGCAGCCGAAGGCGATTCCTCGATCAGTGTTGACCAGGCAGGCCCCGGATCAGCGAATCTCATTCCGCGGCCGTTTGCGCACGGAGACTCTGTTCGACGCGTGCACTGGCGGGCCTCGGCTCACCACGGCGTTCTCATGGTCCGCGACGAAGAGCAAGAAACCGTTCCGACGGCTCTCGTCGTCTTGGACCTCGCGGCGGAATCCTGGCCCTCCGAGGAGATCTTCGATACCGCGGCCAGCGCCTGCGGATCCGTCTGCGCGCGCCTTGTCGCCGATGGCTATGCCGTCGACGTCGTCACGGGCGACGGCGCCGCGCTCGCTACCGTAACGGATGCGCACAGCGTCGATGAGCTGCTTCTCGTTCTCGCGACAGTTGAGCCCGTGTCTTCCGTTGCGTCCTCCGTTCACGCCTCGGGGCCCGTCGGCGTGACGGTGGCGATCTGGGGAGCTCACGGCGACATTCCCGTTGCATCCGCAACAGGTGCGTCTCTCCTCCTCGCTGCAACAGAAGAGGTGAGCGATCGCGCACGAAACGCGGATTGGGCGTCCGGTTGCCTGAACGACGGCGTCCGTTTCGCGTGGAACGCCTGTGCGGAGAGCGCACAATGAGCGCCGATCAGGCGCAGACGGCCCCGCGGAGACAGCCCCCGAGCGTTGTCCTCAGCATCGCTGTCGCCGTTGGTGTTGTTGCCGCGGTCTTCCCCCTGACCACCCTGCTCAGCCCATCCTGGGTACCGGGGGCCGTCCTCGCCGTCACGGCGATCGTGGGGGTCGGCCTGCTCGCCCGTTTCGCCGAACGCAACGGCGACCTCATCGCCCTCGGCGCCCAAATGATCGTCTGGACCGCGTCGCTCTTCGTCGCCTACCCCGGCCAGGTGCTCGGCGGACTCATCCCTCTTCCCGGCTCACCGTGGGGCCTCCCGAGCGTCTTCCGCGGCGGTATTGCGCAGATCGTCGAAAGCGTCGCCCCCGTCGATGTCGGGCCGGCGCTGGCGTTCCTGCTCATCGCGGCGACGGGCCTCATCGCCCTCGCGGTTGATCAGCTCACGGGAACAGCGCGTGTGCCCGTTGTGGCGTCGCTGCCGCTGATCCTCATCTTCGTTCTGCCGCAACTCGCCGTCCCCCGCGGCTCACATCTTCTGCACGCCGTCCCGCTGGCGGTTGCCATTGTCACGATGATCGCGCTGGGCGGTATGCCCCGGCATCGAATCACGGGACAATCGCGTCGACGGGTCACCGCCGTGACGGCCGGCATCGCCGCCGTGGCAATCATCGCCGCCTTCGTGATCGCCCCGCGCCTCCCGTTCGTCTCCGGCGATAGTCCCGCATTCTTCGCACGCGGTTCGAGCGTCGATGTCTCCCTCGACCTTGGCGACGATCTGCGGAGAAACACGAACGTCGAGGTGATGCGGGTACGCACCGAGGGCGGAGCGGCGCCCTATCTGCGCCTCGCAACGCACACCGCCTTCGAGGGCGGACGCTGGCACCTCGACGACGGCCCCCTGGAGTCGCTCGCACAGGGATTCGGCGCCGTTTCGACCACCGGTGAGGTCGGTGAGGTCGAGCTGAGTAGCCAGATCACGCACGTGGAGATCGTCGATCTCGATGCCGCCCGCCTTCCCGTTCCCGCGAACGCTCTGTCGGTGTCGGGGGCGTCGGCAGGGTGGCAGGGACAGATCGACAACCGCACCGTCAGAGGAGACGGCCTGTCCTCTCGGGACGAGGTCTATTCCGTTCACGCATCATCCCCACAACCGACCCTCGAACAGGCGCAGGCGTCACCCTGGCCAGCGATGTCACCCAGCGGCGATCCGGTGACGAACGGGCTAGTGTCCGAAGACACGCTCTCCCTCGACGGTCTCGCGCCCGATCACCCCATCGCTCTCGCGGCGTATGAGGCCATCGGCCTCGACGCCGATGTGATGACAGGAAGTGCGGGCAACCGCGCGGCTGCGCTGGCGAGCATCTCGCCGTACGACGCACTCGTCGCACTCGAACAGTGGTTCCGCTCCGACGCCTTCACGTACTCTCTGTCCACTCCTCTCGAGGGCGGCTTCGACAGCAGCAGCGTCGACGCAATGGAGGCATTCTTAGAGGTGCGCGAGGGCTACTGCGTGCACTTCGCATCAACCTTCGCGATCATGGCGCGCTCCCTCGGAATTCCGACCCGTGTTGCTGTTGGGTATCTGCCGGGAGCTGTCACGGATCGCGTCATCGACGGAAACGTCGAAACAACGGTTGAAAGCGATCAGCTCCATGCCTGGCCGGAGGTGTACCTCGTCGGCATCGGGTGGACGGCTTTCGATCCGACGCCCGGCGTCGCGAACGCGCAGGGACAGATCACAGATAGCGACAACGGAGCAGCGCCGGAACCCGCCGAGCCGGAGCCCGAAGAAGAGCAACCCCAGCCCGAGGAAACTCCCGCCGAGGACGAACCCGCAGAATCCAACGAGGACGAAACGTCGGGCCCTGAGGAAGACACCGTCGCCGACGACGACACTGCCGCGACATGGTCCGTGCCGTGGCGCACCATCATCGTCATCGCCCTTGCGATCCTTCTGCTCGCCCTTCCCGCAGGCGTTCGGCTCGGCATTCGTGTTTCTCACGTTCGGCGTGCACGACGCGGTGACATCGGCGCAGCCTGGCGTGAGCTGAGGAACAGCGCGATCGATGCTTACGTCATCGTGACAGCAACCGACTCCCCGCGCGCGTTCGGCGAGCGCCTCACCACCGCCGGAGCCCCGGAGGAGGCCGTGAGCGCCCTCGTCACGTCGATCGAGCACGCGTCGTTCGCCTCGCATCACGTGGTCCTCGAAGATCTCTCCGGTCCCCTCACGGACGTCAGGAAGGGGATCCGTCGCCCCGGCATGCGCGGCGTGATCGATGCCATGCTCCCGCGCTCACTCCGCCGCCGCTGACCGCTTCCTCACGCAGGCGGTGCGCGACGTGGGTCCCCCCTACTCGTGGGCGGTGCCCACGGCTCCCCCGTTCGCGAACGGTACCCGAGCTGCCGACAACCTCCAGCTGGTTACCCAACCGGACAGGCACTTGGACGGCCCCGGCCCGGCCCGTCCCTAACGAAGGAAATTCGGGCGCCAACGCCACTATTTCCCCCCTCTGAGCCCGGTTCGCGGCGATTTTTCCTTCGTTAGGGCGTTCGGGGCGCGTCACCCCACACGTCTCGGCCGGTAACCCTAGGTTGACGCGATGTCGGGTTATCGGCCAAAAGGAGTGGATGACTTCGTGATCTAGCCGCGTAATCGCGCGGTAGAACGAGAACAGTCATGGTCTGCGAGGCTTACTCGTGGACCTTCCGACGAACTCGACGACCTGTCTGGTATGCGGCAGCAAGCTGGTCAAGAACGGGAAACACCGCTCCGGAACCCAACGCTGGCGTTGCCCGTCCTGCGGATCCTCGAGCGTGCGCCGCCGACCCGACGTGACCGCCCGCGAACAGCTCCGCGCCTTCGCTTGCTGGCTCGTCGGGAAACTCACCCAAGCCGAGATCGATGGAACGGCCACCGGGCGCTCGTTCCGCCGCCGGACCGCGTGGTGCTGGGACATCTCCCCGCGACTGGGCCCGGTCGAGACGACCTATCACGCGGTCCTCGTCGATGGCATCCACATCGGCTCCTGGTGCCTGCTCATCGCTCTCAGCGACACCGGACACGTCCTCGCCTGGCAATGGTGCGCGCGAGAGAACACCGCGGCCTGGAAAGCACTGTTCGAGCAGATCCCCGCGCCCGGCATCGTCATCTCCGACGGCGGCAGCGGCCTCCCGTCCGCACTGCGACAGGCCTGGCCCGAGACAAAGCATCAACGCTGCCTGTTCCACCTGCAGATGAACATCACCCGTCACCTCACCCGCAACCCCAGAACCCCGGCAGGGCGCGCGCTACGGCGCCTGGTGATGGACCTCAGTTCCGTCCGCGACGCGGACGCCGCGATCCAGTGGCAGCTGCTCCTGGAGCAGTGGTGGCAGTCATTCGGTCACCTCACCACCGAACGGACCCTGTTCCGCAACGGCCAGTTCGGATTCACCCATGACCGACTCCGGAAAGCCTGGTTGCTGGTCCGCCTGGTCGTTCGGAAGAACCTCATCTTCACCCACATCACCTACGGCAACCCGCGCACCACCAGTCCGCTCGAGGGACTGAACGCACAGATCCGCGATCTGTTGCGTCGACACCGCGGGATGAGCGAGGAACACCGCCGCCGCGCGGTCGAGTGGTTCCTCACCCTGCACGAGCTCCCGCTCGAACACGCTCTCGACCTCGCCAAGCCGATCGAACCCGTCACCGCTCCGGCACCGGTCGAGGAACCGATCGGACCGGCGCTCTATGACACCGGGCTCGACGCGGGCGAGGGGCTCTGGACCCGAGCAGGGTGGGCGGGACGCGGGTGACACGCCAGACCCATCCACTCTTTCTGGCCGGTAACCCGCGATGTCACGGCACAGGAAACGCAAAGACCCCTCGACCCTGCATAAAAACAGGGATCGAGGGGTCTCGCACAATGGCGGAGGAT containing:
- the pta gene encoding phosphate acetyltransferase — translated: MARSIYITSAEGHSGKSTVALGVLDSLSRVTPRVGVFRTISRSTTARDYVLEMLLEHDGVDLTYDECVGVSYDDVRADPGRALAEIVERYKRVEDKCDAVVVLGSDYTDVGSPAELAFNARIAANLGTPVLLVLGGRQSQGQAEALGQTAPRSPEQTGQIASLAVAELSRGNAELAATIVNRADGDRVDEIIAAVRELTPNSPVWALPEDRLLVAPTMGDILRSVEGELVKGEQALLGREALGVTVAAMSVAGVLPRLEEGDVVIIPADRADALVATLLANSSGTFPSLAGIVLNGPFEVPEPVLRLVEGLSSSIPIIRADGDTYATAVRIMNTRGRLAASGQQRYTRALSLFEQNVDIDELTRVLGVARARVVTPLMFQYQLLERARGNLQHVVLPEGSDDRILRAAAILLERGVAKLTILGEPFEVRARAIELGLDIADADVLSPFDAVFVDRFATEYTRLRAHKGMTYDKAADLVTDVSYFGTMMVHMGYADGMVSGAAHTTAHTIRPSFEIIKTKPGTSVVSSVFLMSLADRVLVYGDCAVIPDPTSDQLADIAVSSAATARQFGIEPRVAMLSYSTGESGTGADVDKVRQATAYVRERAPELLVEGPIQYDAASDAAVAQAKLPGSDVAGRATVFVFPDLNTGNNTYKAVQRSAGALAIGPVLQGLNKPINDLSRGALVDDIVNTVAITAIQAQEQSST
- a CDS encoding methylated-DNA--[protein]-cysteine S-methyltransferase; amino-acid sequence: MPVFAQTTTPDGPFSLIAADDGAVLSSGWTDSIDELQARLRTPVGAARGTSQAIRAVEAYYDGDHAPILRVAVRQDGTALQHQGWDALREVTPGRPLSYSEFAAALGRPTAVRAAASICARNAAALFVPCHRVLRSDGSLGGFAWGETVKRSLLSREVHGRPRA
- a CDS encoding helix-turn-helix domain-containing protein is translated as MTFDERYLAVSGLAQRLGYSSRQLGRVLSSELGAGPIALARAARAHTARILLVETALPITDVAFAAGFSSVRQFNDTVRQVFGITPTALRSRPRHEATEPGRIVLTLPVRARRGGTDGARSTRRRDSRGSRRARRRRSCPDGGGRRPVATRGFDGDARYRSVDSGLRAHARSGRSRCAVVR
- a CDS encoding glycoside hydrolase family 13 protein, coding for MNTLLAPAEVLTASDAEWWRQAAVYQIYPRSFADANGDGIGDLRGIISRIPYLRELGVDAVWLSPFYTSALADGGYDVDDYRDIDPRIGTLDDFDDMVRELRSAGIRIVVDLVPNHSSNLHEWFQQALAAPKGSPERDRYIFRDGTGKNGELPPADWTSIFGGPAWTRVADGQWYLHNFASEQPDFNWNNPEVREDFLTTLRFWSDRGVDGFRVDVAHGLSKDLPEILPSQAELDALPKDGTHPLWDRDEVHEIYRTWRDVFNEYDPPRTAVAEAWVPAERRIRYASQEGLGQAFNFDLLECDFDAAQFRDVVTHNLGLVAASGSSSTWVFSNHDVVRHATRYGLPPRGDNTTEKQGSAWLLTEGTTPELDAELGLRRARAATLFALALPGSAYLYQGEELGLHEVADIPAEQRQDPSFFRNPGVDPGRDGCRVPLPWEADGPSYGFGAGGAHLPQPSWFGASSVAAQEGDENSTLSMYRRALQLRRELQTAETVEWDEELSQGDVLVFSRPNGWTCATNFGDAPATLPAGEVILSSVTEPAEAGVLPAASTVWLRRR
- a CDS encoding ROK family transcriptional regulator encodes the protein MVSGSARSPQLMRQLNSSALMRFALRAHAFTAATAMEETGLTRATVIGLCSDLVDAGWLEKVADSREAGLTRMGRPAHRYRLREDAGTIAALDAGEHSFTAIVADLRGSVLARHSLTLDSAVAGRQSRVDTARDMLSRTLEKAGRAPGDLVLTVVGIPAPVDGDGRSPSGGSGFWPLMNAGFDAGLSGRVVVENDANLAALAEQAQQTTPSDNTATLLTGERFGTGLIVDGRLLHGSRGGAGETRFLDTIFDDGYASDGIGALARRWARAAVTESDQPSVLRDIDTEHIEATDVFYAAAAGDALAHGIISDLGSRLARVSVVLSSLLDVERIVVAGAIARALDPVVERARHVLTTEFPPPVPELAISALGGDVVVRGGIELALQRIREQPSDFLPRRPASAPHPHAG
- a CDS encoding AAA family ATPase, with translation MTGTAPAQGAMTPAEFRETTARIADCMRQVIDGKDHAIHSALVVLLAEGHLLVEDVPGVGKTMLARALAASIDADARRIQFTPDLLPGDVTGVSVFDQANHEFEFTPGAVFANIVIADEINRSSPKTQSALLEAMEERQVSVDGHTHPLPDPFLVVATQNPLEMDGTYALPEAQLDRFMIRMSMGYPDAQAEALMLRQRDSVNPLSLIRPVVSLDGVARLIGFARSVHVSPRIEQYTVAIAQATRSHADLRLGASPRATLQLVRAAKAWAALQGRDHVLPDDVSGLARSVFGHRLVPTRQAVGGRRSADPVPRIIDQIVSQIPIPVADR